A single Dechloromonas denitrificans DNA region contains:
- a CDS encoding LysR substrate-binding domain-containing protein, whose translation MAATCSWESIDVHLLQVLHALLTECSVSNAARRLNQSQPAVSTALRRLRDITGDQLLVRSRNGMTPTERGLSLLEPVKIALAQIEAIGSQQVRFDPQKSRRVFNIATPDYLNSILIGTVVARMRKFAPHSQVVLHSFGPDYDYAKALESGELDIVIGNWPQPPEHLRLAPLFDDDVVCLMRKSHPLAGRKLSQDDYLNAEHLVPTPYAVGQRGVIDMQLARDRLKRNVVASVPYFNLVPYVLLQNDIIFSAPRIFAEYCCSVGELCIAESPLEFPKMRFYLLWHERSHHSEECRWFREQIVDVIRERVGKVQLTETAPKPAIGQRARA comes from the coding sequence ATGGCTGCGACATGTTCCTGGGAATCGATCGACGTTCATCTGCTGCAGGTATTGCATGCGTTGCTGACCGAGTGCAGCGTATCGAATGCGGCACGCCGCCTGAACCAGTCCCAGCCGGCCGTCAGCACGGCGCTGCGCCGCTTGCGGGATATCACCGGCGACCAGTTGCTGGTCCGTAGCCGCAACGGCATGACACCGACCGAGCGCGGCCTGAGCTTGCTCGAACCGGTCAAGATCGCACTGGCGCAGATCGAGGCGATCGGTTCGCAGCAGGTGCGTTTCGATCCGCAAAAGTCGCGGCGGGTGTTCAACATCGCGACGCCGGATTATCTGAATTCGATCCTGATCGGCACCGTTGTCGCCCGCATGCGCAAGTTCGCGCCGCATTCGCAGGTCGTGCTGCATTCCTTCGGTCCCGATTACGACTACGCCAAGGCGCTGGAATCGGGCGAGCTGGATATCGTCATCGGCAATTGGCCGCAACCGCCCGAACATCTGCGCCTGGCGCCGCTGTTCGACGACGACGTGGTCTGCCTGATGCGCAAGAGCCACCCGCTGGCCGGCCGCAAGTTGAGCCAGGACGATTACCTGAATGCCGAACATCTGGTCCCGACGCCCTACGCGGTCGGCCAGCGCGGCGTCATCGACATGCAGCTGGCGCGCGACCGGCTGAAACGCAATGTGGTCGCCAGCGTGCCCTACTTCAATCTGGTGCCCTATGTGCTGTTGCAGAACGACATCATCTTCTCGGCGCCGCGCATTTTTGCCGAGTATTGCTGTTCGGTGGGCGAGCTGTGCATTGCCGAGTCGCCGCTGGAATTTCCGAAAATGCGCTTCTACCTGCTCTGGCACGAACGCTCGCACCATTCGGAAGAATGCCGCTGGTTCCGCGAGCAGATCGTCGACGTCATCCGCGAACGGGTCGGCAAAGTTCAGTTGACCGAGACGGCGCCGAAACCGGCGATCGGCCAGCGCGCGCGGGCCTGA
- the uraD gene encoding 2-oxo-4-hydroxy-4-carboxy-5-ureidoimidazoline decarboxylase, which translates to MTDATSLAELSRLERPEFVRRLGAVFEHSPWVIERAWEKRPFADKPAFYARLAETLNEAGRERQLALINAHPELAGKAAIRGELTADSAREQAGAGLAACTPEEFTAIRRLNDAYREKFGWPFIIAVKGLSRPLIIAEMSRRLERPADEEFAEALGQIIRIASFRLDELIAGD; encoded by the coding sequence ATGACCGACGCCACTTCTCTTGCCGAGCTTTCCCGCCTTGAACGCCCGGAGTTCGTCCGCCGGTTGGGCGCCGTCTTCGAGCATTCGCCGTGGGTCATCGAACGGGCCTGGGAAAAGCGCCCCTTTGCCGACAAGCCGGCCTTCTATGCCCGGCTTGCCGAAACCCTGAACGAGGCCGGCCGAGAACGGCAACTGGCCTTGATCAATGCCCACCCGGAACTGGCCGGCAAGGCCGCCATTCGCGGCGAGCTGACGGCCGATTCGGCCCGCGAACAGGCCGGGGCCGGACTCGCTGCCTGCACGCCCGAGGAATTCACCGCCATTCGCCGGCTGAACGACGCCTACCGGGAAAAATTCGGCTGGCCGTTTATCATCGCGGTCAAGGGGCTGAGCCGCCCCTTGATCATCGCCGAGATGAGCCGCCGCCTAGAGCGTCCGGCCGACGAGGAGTTTGCCGAAGCGCTGGGCCAGATCATCCGCATCGCCAGCTTCCGGCTCGACGAGCTGATCGCCGGCGACTGA
- the uraH gene encoding hydroxyisourate hydrolase, with amino-acid sequence MGRLTTHVLDTAHGQPAGGMQFTLNRVDGDRRTPLLVGQTDSDGRCAQPLLADEAMRPGVYELVFATADYFRRLGVDLPEPPFLDQVSLRFGIADASGHYHVPLLISPWAYSTYRGS; translated from the coding sequence ATGGGGCGCCTGACGACCCACGTACTCGACACCGCCCACGGCCAGCCGGCGGGCGGCATGCAATTCACCCTGAACCGGGTCGACGGCGACCGGCGCACTCCGCTGCTGGTCGGGCAGACCGACAGCGATGGTCGTTGCGCGCAGCCGCTGCTGGCCGACGAAGCGATGCGGCCCGGCGTCTATGAACTGGTTTTCGCGACAGCCGACTATTTCCGTCGCCTGGGTGTCGATCTGCCGGAACCGCCCTTCCTCGACCAGGTCAGCCTGCGCTTCGGCATTGCCGATGCGAGCGGTCACTATCACGTACCGCTACTGATCTCGCCGTGGGCCTACTCGACCTACCGGGGCAGTTGA
- a CDS encoding urate hydroxylase PuuD, which produces MGLLDLPGQLMDSAYLIEIGSLLLRWLHLIVGIAWIGSSFYFIWLDNTLKAPSDPDLIAKGVGGELWAVHGGGFYNPQKYLVAPKNLPDDLHWFKWESYSTWITGFFLLGVLYYSQAATYMVDPAKAALTPGQAIGIGLATLAGGWLVYDGLCRLLMKRSLLLFAALYFIFVVAVAYVLTHLLSGRAAFLHVGAMIATTMSGNVFFWIIPGQKKTVAAMQRGETPDPIHGLRAKQRSVHNNYLTLPVLFCMISNHYAFTYSHPQAWAVLAAIMLAAVLIRHFFNLKHKGILAWQYPLAGGAILLGVFIWLAPARPALANAATAPTLAEIQPLITARCTGCHGAAPTLMPAAPAGVLLDTPDAIRANGPRILTQAVQLKAMPLGNITAMTDAERAKLAAWAAGGYR; this is translated from the coding sequence GTGGGCCTACTCGACCTACCGGGGCAGTTGATGGACAGCGCCTACCTGATCGAAATCGGCTCGCTGCTGCTGCGCTGGTTGCACCTGATCGTTGGCATCGCCTGGATCGGCTCGTCGTTCTACTTCATCTGGCTCGACAACACGCTGAAGGCGCCGAGCGACCCCGACCTAATCGCCAAGGGCGTCGGCGGCGAACTGTGGGCGGTGCATGGCGGCGGCTTCTACAACCCGCAGAAATACCTGGTCGCCCCGAAGAACCTGCCGGACGACCTGCACTGGTTCAAGTGGGAGTCCTACTCGACCTGGATCACCGGTTTTTTCCTGCTCGGCGTGCTCTACTACTCGCAGGCCGCGACCTACATGGTCGATCCGGCCAAGGCGGCACTGACGCCGGGCCAGGCGATCGGCATCGGGCTGGCCACGCTGGCCGGCGGCTGGCTGGTCTACGACGGCCTGTGCCGGCTACTGATGAAGCGCAGCCTGCTGCTCTTCGCAGCGCTCTATTTCATCTTCGTGGTCGCCGTCGCTTATGTGCTGACCCATCTGCTCTCCGGCCGTGCCGCCTTCCTGCATGTCGGCGCGATGATCGCAACGACGATGAGCGGCAACGTCTTCTTCTGGATCATTCCCGGCCAGAAGAAGACCGTGGCGGCGATGCAACGCGGTGAAACGCCCGACCCGATCCATGGCTTGCGCGCCAAGCAACGCAGCGTGCATAACAACTACCTGACGCTGCCGGTCCTGTTCTGCATGATCTCCAATCACTACGCCTTCACCTACAGCCACCCGCAGGCCTGGGCGGTGCTGGCGGCAATCATGCTGGCCGCCGTGCTGATCCGCCATTTCTTCAACCTCAAGCACAAGGGCATCCTGGCCTGGCAATACCCGCTGGCTGGCGGGGCAATCCTGCTCGGCGTCTTCATCTGGCTGGCCCCGGCCCGGCCGGCCCTCGCCAATGCCGCCACGGCGCCGACGCTAGCCGAAATTCAGCCGCTGATCACGGCGCGCTGCACCGGCTGCCACGGCGCCGCGCCGACCCTGATGCCGGCCGCGCCGGCCGGCGTTCTACTCGATACCCCGGACGCCATCCGGGCCAACGGCCCGCGCATCCTGACCCAGGCCGTGCAACTGAAGGCCATGCCGCTCGGCAACATCACCGCGATGACCGATGCCGAGCGCGCCAAGCTGGCCGCCTGGGCGGCCGGCGGTTACCGCTAG
- the gpt gene encoding xanthine phosphoribosyltransferase encodes MENSPTSPYRDDIVISWPELHRDTRLLCHQLLEKGPFKGIIAIARGGLIPAALIARELDIQLVDTICASSYEAAADDAAQTTRKEVKILKGIAHDGEGYLLIDDLVDTGNTARVIRRLLPKAYFATLYAKPLGRAVVDVCVKEFNQDKWIYFPWDIDYQFVPPIKKHFAPAA; translated from the coding sequence ATGGAAAACTCACCCACCAGCCCGTATCGCGACGACATCGTGATCTCCTGGCCGGAACTGCACCGCGACACGCGCCTGCTCTGTCATCAGCTGCTGGAAAAAGGCCCGTTCAAGGGCATCATCGCCATCGCCCGGGGCGGCCTGATTCCGGCGGCGCTGATTGCCCGCGAACTGGACATCCAGCTGGTCGATACGATATGTGCCTCGAGCTATGAAGCGGCGGCCGACGACGCCGCCCAGACGACGCGCAAGGAAGTCAAAATCCTCAAGGGCATCGCCCACGATGGCGAAGGCTATCTGCTGATCGACGATCTGGTCGATACCGGCAACACCGCCCGCGTCATCCGTCGGTTGCTGCCCAAGGCCTACTTTGCGACGCTCTACGCCAAACCCTTGGGTCGCGCGGTGGTCGATGTGTGCGTCAAGGAATTCAACCAGGACAAGTGGATCTACTTTCCCTGGGACATCGACTACCAGTTCGTGCCGCCGATCAAGAAACATTTCGCCCCCGCCGCCTGA
- the puuE gene encoding allantoinase PuuE — translation MSHIRKDEYPRDLIGYGRRPPHAAWPGGARIAVQFVLNYEEGGENCVLHGDAGSEQFLSELFNPASYPDRHLSMESIYEYGSRVGVWRILREFEKRGLPLTVFGVGMALQRHPELTAAFVELGHEIACHGWRWIHYQNVDEATEREHMQLALDSIQKMTGQRPLGWYTGRDSPNTRRLVVDDGALLYDSDYYGDDLPFWTEVTKSDGTPVPHLIVPYTLDTNDMRFSLPQGFSHGDPFFQYLKDSFDVLYAEGDESPKMLSIGMHCRLLGRPGRFLALQRFLDHIERHDRVWVSRRLDIARHWIATHPYRKDSAQ, via the coding sequence ATGAGCCATATACGCAAAGACGAATACCCACGCGATCTGATTGGATATGGTCGCCGCCCGCCGCATGCCGCCTGGCCCGGCGGCGCCCGGATTGCCGTGCAGTTCGTGCTCAATTACGAAGAAGGCGGCGAGAACTGTGTGCTGCATGGCGACGCCGGTTCCGAGCAGTTCCTGTCCGAACTGTTCAACCCGGCCAGCTACCCGGACCGCCACCTGTCGATGGAGTCGATCTACGAATACGGCTCGCGCGTCGGCGTCTGGCGCATCCTGCGTGAATTCGAAAAACGCGGCCTGCCGCTCACCGTGTTCGGCGTCGGCATGGCACTGCAACGCCACCCGGAGCTGACCGCCGCCTTCGTCGAACTCGGCCACGAAATCGCCTGCCACGGCTGGCGCTGGATTCACTACCAGAACGTCGATGAAGCCACCGAGCGCGAACACATGCAGCTGGCGCTCGATAGCATCCAGAAAATGACCGGCCAGCGCCCGCTCGGCTGGTACACCGGCCGCGACAGCCCGAACACCCGCCGCCTCGTCGTCGATGACGGCGCCCTTCTCTACGACAGCGACTACTACGGCGACGATCTGCCCTTCTGGACAGAGGTCACCAAGAGCGACGGCACGCCGGTACCGCACCTGATCGTGCCCTACACGCTCGACACCAACGACATGCGTTTCAGCCTGCCGCAAGGCTTCAGCCATGGCGATCCGTTCTTCCAGTATCTGAAGGACAGCTTCGACGTGCTCTACGCCGAAGGCGACGAATCGCCCAAGATGCTGTCGATCGGCATGCACTGCCGCCTGCTCGGCCGGCCCGGCCGCTTCCTGGCGTTGCAACGCTTCCTCGACCATATCGAACGCCACGACCGGGTCTGGGTCAGTCGCCGCCTCGACATCGCCCGCCACTGGATCGCCACCCACCCTTACCGCAAGGACTCCGCCCAATGA
- the alc gene encoding allantoicase has protein sequence MSDAAPIVSAPATLPDWATRSVNLADARIGARAIAASDEFFAPLERLLNPEPAVFIPGKYDANGKWMDGWETRRKRTAGYDWSLVKLGRRGIVRGFDVDTSHFTGNFAPAISIDATDCESDDPAVLANARWTRILPSTTLSSNSHHLLEIASTDTWSHLRLNIYPDGGIARLRVYGQPVGVFDANDPERTYDLVALENGGRAVASNDAHFGCAANLIAPGRGINMGDGWETRRRREPGNDWCILQLGTPGLIERIEVDTAHFKGNYPDRFSLQAARMDGGTDQSVITQSMFWPFLIGEQKLSMDAIHTFGEGLAELGPVTHVRLNIIPDGGVSRLRLWGKVAW, from the coding sequence ATGAGCGACGCTGCGCCCATCGTTTCCGCCCCCGCCACCCTGCCCGACTGGGCAACCCGTTCGGTCAACCTCGCCGACGCCCGCATCGGGGCGCGCGCCATCGCCGCCAGCGACGAATTCTTCGCGCCGCTCGAACGCCTGCTCAACCCGGAACCGGCGGTGTTCATTCCGGGCAAGTACGACGCCAACGGCAAGTGGATGGATGGCTGGGAAACCCGCCGCAAGCGCACCGCCGGCTACGACTGGAGCCTGGTCAAGCTCGGCCGGCGCGGCATCGTGCGCGGCTTCGACGTCGATACCAGCCACTTCACCGGCAACTTCGCACCGGCCATCTCGATCGACGCCACCGACTGTGAATCGGACGACCCCGCCGTGCTCGCCAACGCGCGCTGGACGCGCATCCTGCCGTCTACGACCTTGTCGAGCAATAGCCATCACCTGCTCGAAATCGCCAGCACCGACACCTGGAGCCACCTGCGCCTGAACATCTACCCGGACGGCGGCATCGCCCGCCTGCGCGTTTATGGCCAGCCGGTCGGCGTTTTCGATGCGAATGATCCGGAACGCACCTACGACCTCGTCGCGCTGGAAAACGGCGGCCGTGCCGTGGCCTCGAACGACGCCCACTTCGGCTGCGCCGCCAACCTGATCGCTCCGGGGCGCGGCATCAACATGGGCGACGGCTGGGAAACCCGGCGCCGGCGCGAACCCGGCAACGACTGGTGCATCCTGCAACTGGGCACGCCCGGCCTGATCGAGCGCATCGAAGTCGACACCGCCCACTTCAAGGGAAACTACCCCGACCGCTTCTCGCTGCAGGCGGCGCGCATGGACGGCGGCACCGACCAGTCGGTGATCACGCAAAGCATGTTCTGGCCCTTCCTGATCGGCGAACAGAAGCTCTCGATGGATGCCATCCACACCTTCGGCGAAGGCTTGGCCGAGCTCGGCCCGGTCACGCATGTGCGCCTCAACATCATCCCCGACGGCGGCGTCTCGCGCCTGCGTCTGTGGGGCAAGGTGGCCTGGTGA
- a CDS encoding ureidoglycolate lyase, with translation MKKLVPEALTAAAFAPFGEVIAVDAAKMPISINAGNTERYHDLARLDAGPDGKLIVSIFRGQPRSLPFMIEMMERHPLGSQAFMPLGPQPYLVVVARPGAAPGPDDLRAFLARPGQGVNYAAGVWHHPLLALNEIGDFLVVDRSGPGNNCDEVSIEPPVSLSLD, from the coding sequence GTGAAAAAGCTCGTTCCGGAAGCGTTGACCGCTGCCGCCTTCGCGCCCTTCGGCGAGGTCATCGCGGTCGACGCCGCAAAAATGCCGATTTCCATCAACGCCGGCAACACCGAGCGCTACCACGACCTGGCCAGACTCGACGCCGGCCCGGACGGGAAGCTGATCGTCAGCATATTCCGCGGCCAGCCACGGTCGCTGCCCTTCATGATCGAAATGATGGAACGCCACCCACTCGGCTCGCAGGCCTTCATGCCGCTCGGCCCGCAGCCCTACCTGGTCGTCGTCGCCCGCCCCGGTGCCGCGCCTGGCCCGGACGACCTGCGCGCCTTCCTCGCCCGGCCCGGCCAGGGCGTCAATTACGCAGCCGGCGTCTGGCACCACCCGCTGCTTGCGCTCAATGAAATTGGCGATTTTCTGGTCGTCGACCGCTCGGGACCGGGCAACAACTGCGACGAAGTGAGCATCGAACCACCGGTCAGCCTGAGCCTGGATTAG
- a CDS encoding IMPACT family protein, which yields MAQTLAAPVHSELLIKKSRFLGCVQPVADRAAAQAVVAQLRAAHPGAAHVCWALLAGGQSAAVDDGEPSGTAGRPMLEVLRHQDFDGVLASVVRYYGGIQLGAGGLLRAYTDSIAQALRDARKIPIVKQRELSCELPYALEGLLRREIEAVGASLKSIEHGEQVNCAFRLAESEAPALVARLNEAGQGRVVWLEDGVGL from the coding sequence ATGGCCCAGACTCTCGCCGCGCCCGTCCATAGCGAACTGCTGATCAAGAAAAGCCGCTTCCTTGGCTGCGTGCAACCGGTCGCCGACCGCGCCGCAGCGCAGGCTGTCGTCGCCCAGCTGCGTGCTGCCCACCCCGGCGCCGCGCACGTCTGCTGGGCCTTGCTCGCCGGCGGCCAGTCGGCCGCGGTCGACGACGGCGAACCGAGCGGCACCGCCGGCCGCCCCATGCTCGAAGTGCTGCGCCACCAGGATTTCGACGGCGTACTCGCCAGCGTCGTGCGCTACTACGGCGGCATCCAGCTCGGCGCCGGCGGCCTGCTCCGCGCCTACACCGACAGCATCGCCCAGGCCCTGCGCGACGCCCGCAAGATCCCCATCGTCAAGCAACGCGAGCTGAGCTGCGAACTGCCCTACGCACTGGAAGGCCTGCTCCGCCGCGAGATCGAGGCAGTTGGTGCGAGCCTGAAAAGCATCGAACACGGCGAACAAGTGAACTGCGCTTTCCGGCTGGCCGAAAGCGAAGCACCTGCCCTTGTCGCCCGCCTCAATGAGGCTGGTCAGGGACGGGTTGTGTGGCTGGAGGACGGGGTCGGGCTTTAG
- a CDS encoding LysR family transcriptional regulator has product METLGSIECFVRSAEAGSFSEAARRLGLTPAAVGKNVARLEASLGIRLFQRSTRSLRLTEAGTRFLAEVSGSLATIQSAVANLADAEGQAAGTLKVSMGNAFGREYIVPLLGDFLAQHPAIVPDWHFDNRQVDLIAEGFDAAIGGGFELPPGLVARELAPAHIVLLASEAYLADRSAITHPDQLKQHAGIFIRSPQTGRIRPWALINSKDVRRKEQMPIDMKIRMTMSDPAAALEVAEQGLGIAVASMPNAQSYLASKRLVRVLPDWYADAGALSLYFSAQKLLPAKTRAFIDFVVFHFRKRKLAQRFRAY; this is encoded by the coding sequence ATGGAAACATTAGGCAGCATCGAATGCTTCGTCCGCAGCGCCGAAGCCGGCAGCTTCTCCGAAGCGGCGCGGCGCCTGGGTTTGACCCCGGCTGCAGTGGGCAAGAATGTGGCTCGGCTGGAGGCCAGCCTGGGTATCCGTCTGTTCCAGCGCAGCACGCGCAGCCTGCGCCTGACCGAAGCCGGCACGCGCTTCCTGGCCGAGGTCAGCGGTAGCCTGGCAACCATACAGAGCGCGGTCGCCAACTTGGCCGATGCCGAAGGACAAGCCGCCGGCACGCTCAAGGTCAGTATGGGCAACGCTTTCGGGCGCGAGTACATCGTGCCCCTGCTAGGCGACTTTCTCGCCCAGCATCCGGCCATCGTGCCCGACTGGCACTTTGACAATCGCCAGGTCGATCTGATCGCCGAAGGCTTTGACGCTGCCATTGGCGGCGGCTTCGAACTCCCGCCCGGCCTGGTCGCCCGCGAACTTGCGCCGGCGCACATCGTGTTGCTCGCCTCGGAGGCTTACCTCGCTGATCGATCGGCGATCACGCACCCGGATCAACTCAAGCAGCATGCCGGCATTTTCATTCGCTCGCCGCAAACCGGGCGTATCCGTCCGTGGGCCCTGATCAATAGCAAGGATGTGCGCCGCAAGGAGCAGATGCCGATCGACATGAAAATTCGCATGACTATGAGCGACCCAGCCGCTGCGCTCGAAGTGGCCGAGCAGGGCTTGGGCATTGCCGTCGCCAGCATGCCCAACGCCCAATCCTATCTCGCCAGCAAACGGCTTGTCCGCGTCTTGCCTGACTGGTATGCCGATGCCGGCGCTCTCTCGCTTTACTTCTCGGCGCAAAAACTACTGCCGGCCAAGACCCGGGCATTCATCGATTTCGTCGTGTTCCATTTTCGCAAGCGCAAGCTGGCGCAGCGCTTCCGTGCCTACTGA
- a CDS encoding 3-oxoacyl-ACP reductase family protein, producing MSKQAQNVQAQVNHLAGKVAFVQGGSRGIGAAIAKRLARDGAAVALTYASSANQAQEVVQEIETAGGRAIAIKADSADAVQIKAAVQVAADTYGKIDILVNNAGVLALGNVAEAEIPLEDIDRTLAVNVRSVIVASQAVVKHMDKGGRIITIGSTNSDRMPFQGGSVYAMSKAAIVGLTKGLARDLGPLGITVNNIQPGPIDTEMNPDSGDFAQTLKGLMALPRYGTVEEVASFAAYLAGPEAAYITGASLLIDGGFSA from the coding sequence ATGTCGAAGCAAGCTCAAAACGTACAAGCCCAAGTCAATCATCTGGCCGGCAAGGTCGCCTTCGTTCAGGGCGGTTCGCGCGGCATTGGCGCGGCCATTGCCAAGCGGCTGGCGCGCGACGGCGCCGCCGTGGCGCTGACCTACGCCAGCTCGGCCAACCAGGCGCAGGAAGTCGTCCAGGAGATCGAAACCGCTGGCGGTCGCGCCATCGCGATCAAGGCCGACAGCGCCGATGCTGTGCAGATCAAGGCCGCCGTGCAGGTAGCCGCCGATACCTACGGCAAGATCGATATCCTGGTGAACAACGCCGGCGTGCTGGCCTTGGGCAATGTTGCCGAAGCGGAGATCCCGCTCGAAGATATTGATCGCACCCTGGCCGTGAATGTGCGCAGCGTCATCGTCGCCTCGCAGGCGGTGGTCAAGCACATGGACAAGGGCGGCCGCATCATCACCATCGGCAGCACCAACTCCGACCGCATGCCCTTCCAGGGCGGCTCGGTGTACGCCATGAGCAAGGCCGCCATCGTCGGTCTGACCAAGGGCCTGGCGCGCGATCTCGGTCCGCTCGGCATTACCGTCAATAACATTCAGCCCGGCCCGATCGACACCGAGATGAATCCCGACAGCGGGGATTTTGCGCAGACCTTGAAGGGCCTGATGGCGCTACCGCGTTACGGCACGGTGGAGGAAGTGGCGAGTTTCGCTGCCTATCTGGCCGGCCCCGAGGCGGCCTACATCACCGGTGCCAGCCTGTTGATCGATGGCGGATTTTCCGCCTGA
- a CDS encoding SDR family NAD(P)-dependent oxidoreductase, which produces MITTNNSWVLITGASSGFGEEFARQYAEQNHSLVLVARRLDRLQALAEKLRRQYRIEIVVEQVDLSDIEAITQLHRRLRERGITIDILINNAGHGLQGPFLDNPLDATLAMVQLDVASLTAVTHVFAQDMRARRHGKILLVASLLAYQGVQNFAVYAAAKAYVLRLGEALHRELRRDGVTVTTLCPGMSATGFAAAAQQKLTPALKLLMMQPAPVVRTGISALQAGRISVVAGWANKALVILTWATPRWLHQAFMAHAMNG; this is translated from the coding sequence ATGATCACAACCAATAATTCATGGGTACTCATTACGGGCGCATCGAGCGGCTTCGGCGAGGAATTCGCCCGCCAATATGCCGAACAAAATCACTCGCTGGTCCTCGTGGCTCGCCGGCTGGACCGGCTGCAAGCGCTCGCCGAGAAGCTGCGCCGGCAATACCGCATCGAAATCGTGGTCGAGCAGGTCGATCTCTCCGATATTGAAGCGATCACCCAATTGCATCGGCGCCTCCGCGAGCGCGGCATTACCATCGACATCCTGATCAACAACGCCGGCCATGGGTTGCAAGGTCCGTTTTTGGACAACCCATTGGACGCAACCCTGGCGATGGTGCAACTCGATGTGGCCAGCCTGACAGCGGTCACCCATGTCTTCGCCCAGGACATGCGGGCGCGCCGACATGGAAAAATCCTGCTGGTCGCCAGCCTGCTGGCCTACCAGGGCGTGCAGAACTTCGCCGTCTATGCCGCCGCCAAGGCCTACGTGTTGCGTCTGGGTGAAGCGCTGCATCGCGAACTCAGGCGCGATGGCGTCACCGTGACAACGCTCTGCCCCGGCATGTCGGCTACCGGCTTCGCCGCCGCCGCGCAGCAGAAGCTGACGCCGGCATTGAAGTTATTGATGATGCAGCCGGCGCCCGTCGTGCGCACCGGTATCAGCGCCTTGCAGGCCGGACGCATCAGCGTCGTGGCGGGCTGGGCGAACAAGGCGCTGGTGATCCTGACCTGGGCAACACCACGCTGGCTGCACCAGGCCTTCATGGCGCACGCGATGAACGGATGA